One stretch of Vulpes lagopus strain Blue_001 chromosome 12, ASM1834538v1, whole genome shotgun sequence DNA includes these proteins:
- the LOC121473909 gene encoding minor allergen Can f 2: protein MKSPNSPWGQDRSPSPLTAPPTTWLYRQAAGPGHQTLQVSSCRQTQTEGAVDMQLLLLTVGLALICGLQAQEGNHEEPQGGLEELSGRWHSVALASNKSDLIRPQGHFRVLIHSMSAKDGNLHGDILIPQDGQCEKVSLTAFKTATSNKFDLEYWGHNDLYLAEVDPKSYLILYMINQYNDDTSLVAHLMVRDLSRQQDFLPAFKSVCEDIGLHKDQIVVLSAEDRCQGSRD, encoded by the exons ATGAAGAGCCCCAATTCCCCATGGGGACAGGACAGGAGCCCCTCACCACTGACCGCGCCCCCAACCACATGGCTATATAGACAGGCCGCGGGGCCGGGTCACCAGACCCTGCAAGTCTCCAGCTGTCGCCAAACCCAGACAGAAGGTGCTGTGGACATGCAGCTCCTACTACTGACCGTGGGCCTGGCACTGATCTGTGGCCTCCAGGCTCAGGAGGGAAACCATGAGGAGCCCCAGGGAGGCCTAGAGGAG CTGTCTGGGAGGTGGCACTCCGTTGCCCTGGCCTCCAACAAGTCCGATCTGATCAGACCCCAGGGGCACTTCAGGGTTTTGATCCACAGCATGAGCGCAAAGGACGGCAACCTGCACGGGGATATCCTCATACC GCAGGACGGCCAGTGCGAGAAAGTCTCCCTCACTGCATTCAAGACTGCCACCAGCAACAAATTTGACCTGGAGT ACTGGGGACACAATGACCTGTACCTGGCAGAGGTAGACCCCAAGAGCTACCTGATTCTCTACATGATCAACCAGTACAACGATGACACCAGCCTGGTGGCTCACCTGATGG TCCGGGACCTCAGCAGGCAGCAGGACTTCCTACCGGCATTCAAATCCGTATGTGAAGACATCGGTCTGCACAAGGACCAGATTGTGGTTCTGAGCGCTGAAG ATCGCTGCCAGGGTTCCAGAGACTAG